A genomic segment from Alistipes sp. ZOR0009 encodes:
- the lpxB gene encoding lipid-A-disaccharide synthase, with translation MKYYLIAGEASGDLHGSNLMKGLKQHDANAEFRFFGGDLMQAEGGVLVKHYREMAFMGFLEVVKNLKTISHNFKECQTDIASYQPDVVILIDYPGFNFRIARWAKERGIKVFYYIAPKVWAWKEGRVKRLREHVDKLFTIFPFETEYFRKHGIEVHYEGNPLIDALEQRKETLPSYQEFIAKNHLEDKPIVGLLAGSRKQEVEKCLPLMKKVASRYPHLQFVLAGAPSLPRSFYTPFLDDGEVKMVYNQTYDLFNVCTAALVTSGTATLEAALFNVPQAVCYRTSHISAWIAKAFIKVKWVSLVNIIMNREVVRELLQYDMTVEKMIQELDSLLPHGFKREQVLAEYAQLQTMLEKVGSSERTAKKMVELLTK, from the coding sequence ATGAAATACTACTTAATAGCAGGCGAAGCATCTGGCGATTTACACGGTTCAAACCTCATGAAGGGATTGAAACAGCACGATGCCAACGCAGAGTTTCGATTCTTTGGTGGCGACCTGATGCAGGCCGAAGGGGGAGTGCTCGTAAAACACTACCGTGAAATGGCCTTTATGGGTTTCCTAGAAGTGGTGAAAAACCTAAAAACCATATCGCATAACTTCAAGGAGTGCCAAACCGACATCGCCAGCTACCAGCCCGATGTAGTAATTCTGATAGACTATCCCGGATTCAACTTCCGTATAGCTAGGTGGGCAAAAGAGCGTGGCATAAAAGTGTTCTACTACATTGCTCCAAAAGTATGGGCTTGGAAAGAAGGACGCGTTAAGCGCCTTCGGGAACATGTTGATAAGTTATTCACCATTTTCCCCTTCGAAACCGAATATTTCCGGAAACACGGAATAGAAGTCCACTACGAAGGTAACCCCCTTATAGATGCGTTAGAGCAAAGAAAAGAAACGCTCCCCTCCTATCAGGAGTTTATCGCCAAAAACCATTTAGAAGACAAACCTATAGTAGGCCTACTCGCCGGAAGCAGAAAACAGGAGGTAGAGAAATGCCTCCCTCTAATGAAAAAAGTCGCATCACGCTATCCCCACCTGCAGTTCGTGCTAGCCGGAGCACCGTCTCTTCCCCGCTCATTCTACACTCCATTCCTTGACGATGGCGAGGTTAAAATGGTGTACAATCAAACCTACGACCTATTTAACGTATGTACCGCCGCGCTGGTAACCTCCGGAACGGCAACCCTCGAGGCTGCCCTATTCAACGTTCCACAGGCCGTTTGTTACCGAACAAGCCACATCTCGGCTTGGATTGCCAAGGCCTTCATCAAGGTAAAGTGGGTATCATTGGTCAACATTATCATGAACCGCGAGGTCGTTCGCGAGCTGCTTCAGTACGATATGACCGTGGAAAAGATGATACAGGAACTAGACTCGCTACTACCTCACGGTTTTAAGCGCGAGCAGGTACTTGCCGAGTATGCCCAGCTGCAAACCATGCTCGAAAAGGTGGGTTCCTCAGAGCGAACTGCAAAAAAAATGGTAGAACTACTAACAAAATAG
- the surE gene encoding 5'/3'-nucleotidase SurE has translation MINTKRPVILVSNDDGVNAQGIAALVDIAKKFGDVVVVAPEEGQSGQSHAITSKFPLRLRKVKSEDGAEWYAVNGTPADCVKLAMNQILKHKPDLLISGVNHGSNSSVSVIYSGTIGAAVEGTLYGIPSVGFSLLDHSPKADFSAVEQWFSPIIKKVMEEGLPHFTLLNVNIPNISADKVKGYKFCRVTHGNWREEFDQRQDPFGRNYYWLTGYFHNEEPSATDTDEWALANGYVAIVPLYIDWTHQTYLKKMQMEWNLENESSLKKQH, from the coding sequence ATGATAAACACTAAGCGCCCTGTAATACTTGTATCAAACGACGATGGTGTTAACGCTCAAGGCATCGCAGCGTTAGTTGATATAGCCAAAAAATTTGGCGATGTAGTGGTGGTTGCTCCCGAAGAGGGACAAAGCGGACAATCACACGCCATTACTTCAAAGTTCCCTCTTCGCCTTCGTAAAGTGAAAAGCGAGGATGGTGCTGAATGGTACGCCGTAAATGGCACCCCTGCCGACTGTGTTAAGTTGGCCATGAACCAAATCCTAAAACATAAGCCAGATTTGCTGATCTCGGGTGTAAACCACGGCTCCAACTCTTCGGTGAGCGTTATATACTCTGGAACCATCGGTGCAGCAGTAGAAGGGACACTCTACGGCATTCCCTCTGTAGGATTTTCGCTTCTAGACCACTCGCCAAAAGCCGATTTTTCGGCCGTTGAGCAATGGTTCTCTCCAATTATAAAAAAGGTAATGGAAGAGGGACTCCCTCACTTCACCCTGCTAAACGTCAATATACCGAATATTTCAGCCGATAAGGTAAAAGGATATAAGTTCTGCCGCGTAACGCACGGCAACTGGCGCGAGGAGTTCGATCAACGCCAAGATCCCTTTGGAAGAAACTACTACTGGCTTACAGGATATTTCCATAACGAAGAACCTTCTGCTACCGACACCGACGAGTGGGCGTTAGCCAACGGATACGTAGCCATTGTCCCGCTATATATCGACTGGACCCACCAAACTTATCTTAAAAAGATGCAGATGGAGTGGAATCTCGAAAATGAAAGTTCGCTAAAAAAGCAGCATTAG
- a CDS encoding SpoIID/LytB domain-containing protein produces MKSGLKATLIICAHLVLSLLNVNAQPFAATSISVCVYEQQKPSSLILKPQTGRFRVFGGGRLLVELNPNELLFVTTAKGKVRIRTIAKALGTFPKVLVKNICDTATFSLKAIDTPLVPRCYSGNISFTAKDNSILSILDIDFERYISGVVESEIGGKQVQEMYKVQAIIARTYALSNLKKHEADGYQLCDGVHCQAFKGLPSVKNILEACEQTHDMVVVNRDNAMITAAFHANCGGQTVNSEDVWPKFKSYLRSTRCPYCSSSKSYAWRLSVPVEKWISYTSEKGVSSSEALPKFYQQKSRKAYLEVGKVAIPLHTIRKDLALRSTYFSYKQVGDSIIFTGKGYGHGVGVCQDGASAMARMNMSCNQIIAFYYKGCKIVNRQQATPETDSTNSPTFDGVPNQIIDSIATQTVYKKEDSTLHQKRLYPKRL; encoded by the coding sequence GTGAAGTCTGGACTTAAAGCCACTCTTATTATTTGCGCGCATCTTGTGCTTAGTTTGCTAAACGTAAATGCTCAACCATTTGCAGCAACCAGCATCTCCGTATGCGTGTACGAGCAGCAAAAGCCCAGCAGCCTTATCCTTAAGCCCCAAACAGGACGCTTTCGCGTCTTTGGAGGTGGACGGCTACTCGTCGAACTCAACCCCAACGAGCTACTTTTTGTAACAACAGCAAAAGGGAAAGTTCGTATAAGAACCATCGCAAAAGCGTTAGGAACCTTCCCAAAGGTGCTGGTGAAAAACATTTGCGATACCGCTACATTTAGCCTCAAAGCGATAGACACGCCACTTGTTCCACGATGCTATTCGGGCAACATCTCCTTCACGGCTAAAGATAACAGTATTCTATCCATTCTTGATATTGACTTTGAACGCTACATATCAGGCGTTGTAGAGTCGGAAATTGGCGGCAAGCAAGTTCAGGAGATGTACAAAGTTCAAGCAATTATTGCTAGAACCTACGCCCTCTCCAACCTAAAGAAACACGAAGCCGATGGCTACCAGCTCTGCGACGGGGTACACTGTCAGGCTTTTAAAGGCTTACCCTCCGTCAAAAATATTCTGGAAGCCTGCGAGCAAACCCACGATATGGTCGTTGTAAACAGGGATAATGCAATGATTACCGCGGCCTTTCACGCCAACTGCGGCGGGCAAACCGTAAACTCCGAGGATGTCTGGCCAAAATTCAAAAGTTACCTCCGCTCCACCCGATGCCCCTACTGCTCGTCATCCAAAAGTTACGCGTGGAGGCTCAGCGTACCTGTCGAAAAATGGATTAGCTACACTTCCGAAAAAGGCGTCAGTTCCAGTGAGGCACTTCCAAAATTCTACCAGCAGAAGTCCCGCAAAGCCTACCTCGAAGTTGGGAAGGTTGCCATCCCTCTACACACCATCCGCAAAGACTTAGCTCTTCGTTCAACCTATTTCAGCTACAAGCAGGTCGGCGATAGCATCATTTTTACAGGGAAAGGCTACGGACACGGTGTAGGAGTTTGCCAAGACGGAGCATCGGCCATGGCCCGCATGAATATGTCCTGCAACCAGATAATTGCCTTCTACTATAAAGGATGTAAAATAGTTAATCGCCAGCAGGCAACTCCTGAAACCGATAGCACCAACAGCCCTACCTTCGATGGCGTCCCCAACCAAATCATCGACAGCATAGCCACCCAAACCGTATACAAAAAGGAGGACTCTACCCTACACCAAAAACGGCTTTATCCCAAAAGGCTGTAG
- a CDS encoding glycosyltransferase family 4 protein — protein MLINFFILLTFVISATIGFIVVPRIVTISKKKGLFDYVNERKVHTSPIPRLGGVSFLPALTFSVAFVMGLRYFFGVGIPPQICYSVLLEMLFLLCGFLILYFTGLADDLVNVSFKYKLVAQFLASSMVILSGVYVNSLHGFIGVYQIHPIIGYLLTIILVSFVINAINLIDGIDGLATGLSSIALFALGLWFWEMELYIYSMLSVGMLGVIVPFFIYNVFGNRHKIFMGDTGSLLIGFLIAFLSAKLCMIVSDGSTTSFRNAPTFVFSILFIPLFDAARVFVERIRKGKSPFHPDKTHIHHKFLALGFSHKQAMVTILFIAGLVILLNYYLSKVLNINMMLLVDIALGVLMMVTLHRIKQHQEEEIEGSNALEPVINISEKCNKPSNL, from the coding sequence ATGCTAATTAATTTTTTCATTCTATTGACATTTGTAATATCTGCTACAATTGGATTCATAGTTGTTCCTAGAATCGTAACGATCTCTAAAAAAAAGGGACTGTTCGATTACGTCAATGAAAGAAAAGTACACACAAGCCCAATCCCCAGACTTGGAGGAGTTTCCTTTTTACCTGCGCTAACCTTCTCTGTTGCTTTTGTTATGGGATTGCGCTACTTTTTTGGAGTTGGGATACCGCCTCAAATTTGCTACTCAGTTCTACTTGAGATGCTATTCTTGCTTTGTGGCTTCCTTATTCTTTACTTCACAGGCCTTGCTGATGATCTCGTTAATGTAAGTTTTAAATATAAGTTAGTTGCACAATTCCTTGCATCATCAATGGTTATCCTCTCGGGGGTTTACGTTAACAGCTTACATGGATTTATTGGTGTTTATCAAATTCACCCCATTATTGGTTACCTTCTAACAATCATTTTAGTTTCCTTCGTCATCAATGCCATAAACCTAATTGATGGAATTGACGGACTGGCTACAGGGCTCAGTAGCATTGCTCTTTTCGCTCTAGGCCTTTGGTTTTGGGAAATGGAACTATACATCTACTCCATGCTGTCGGTAGGAATGCTCGGCGTTATTGTTCCATTTTTCATTTACAACGTATTTGGCAACAGACATAAGATTTTTATGGGAGATACAGGGTCGCTTCTTATTGGTTTTTTAATCGCATTCCTAAGTGCCAAACTCTGCATGATTGTATCAGATGGATCAACCACAAGCTTTAGAAATGCCCCAACTTTTGTTTTCTCTATACTATTCATTCCGTTGTTTGATGCAGCAAGGGTTTTTGTAGAGCGCATACGTAAGGGCAAATCTCCATTTCATCCCGACAAAACTCATATTCACCATAAGTTTTTGGCACTTGGCTTTAGCCATAAGCAGGCTATGGTTACAATTCTATTCATCGCAGGATTGGTTATTCTCTTAAACTACTATCTGAGCAAAGTTTTAAACATCAACATGATGCTCCTAGTTGACATCGCGCTTGGTGTGCTAATGATGGTAACCTTGCATAGAATTAAACAACACCAAGAAGAAGAGATAGAAGGTTCGAATGCGCTCGAACCAGTAATAAATATTTCAGAAAAATGCAATAAGCCATCAAACTTATAA
- the rfbA gene encoding glucose-1-phosphate thymidylyltransferase RfbA: protein MKGIVLAGGSGTRLYPITQTVSKQLLPIYDKPMVYYPISVLMLAGIRDILIISTPHDTPRFQELLGDGTRFGVNFQYKVQPSPDGLAQAFILGEDFIGNDDVCMVLGDNIFYGYGLSGMLQRSVQTVEEKRRSVVFGYYVNDPERYGVVEFNKDGNVLSLEEKPEKPKSNYAVVGLYFYTNDVVQVAKNVKPSARGELEITTVNQEYLKKGMLDVELMGRGFAWLDTGTHKSMLEASQFIETIEERQGLKVACLEEIAYNKGYITAEQVAELAKPMAKNQYGQYLQKLIANDNQ from the coding sequence ATGAAGGGGATCGTACTAGCAGGAGGAAGCGGTACTCGCTTGTATCCAATTACACAAACTGTTTCTAAACAGCTTCTCCCGATTTATGACAAACCCATGGTATACTATCCAATTTCCGTTCTCATGCTTGCCGGAATTAGGGATATACTAATTATATCTACCCCACACGATACCCCCCGGTTTCAGGAACTACTTGGAGATGGAACGCGATTTGGCGTAAATTTTCAGTATAAGGTACAACCCTCTCCTGACGGATTAGCACAAGCCTTCATTTTAGGGGAAGATTTCATCGGGAATGATGACGTATGCATGGTTCTTGGAGATAATATTTTCTACGGATATGGGCTATCTGGGATGCTACAACGCAGCGTACAAACTGTGGAAGAAAAACGGAGAAGCGTCGTTTTTGGCTACTACGTAAATGACCCAGAACGATACGGAGTGGTGGAATTCAACAAGGACGGCAACGTATTGAGCCTAGAAGAAAAGCCAGAAAAGCCCAAGAGTAACTATGCTGTTGTTGGACTATACTTCTACACCAACGATGTAGTTCAAGTCGCAAAAAATGTAAAACCATCAGCACGTGGCGAACTCGAGATAACAACTGTAAATCAGGAGTACCTAAAAAAAGGCATGTTAGATGTCGAATTAATGGGACGTGGATTTGCATGGCTTGATACGGGAACCCACAAGAGTATGCTCGAAGCAAGCCAATTTATCGAAACTATAGAGGAGAGACAAGGCTTAAAGGTCGCATGTCTCGAAGAGATTGCCTACAACAAAGGATACATCACCGCAGAACAGGTCGCGGAGCTTGCCAAACCAATGGCAAAAAATCAATATGGACAGTATCTGCAGAAGCTCATTGCTAATGATAACCAATAA
- the rfbC gene encoding dTDP-4-dehydrorhamnose 3,5-epimerase: MQFIATNIPDVIIIEPKAFTDARGYFMESYKKTEFEKHIGIVDWIQDNESKSTKGVLRGLHLQTGEFAQAKLVRVVSGKVFDVAVDVRKGSPTYGEYVGIELSAENQRQIFIPRGFAHGFLVLSDECIFQYKVDNVYSKKSEAGFHYQSFGIKWPEIDVNVLVSEKDAVLEKI, translated from the coding sequence ATGCAATTTATAGCAACAAATATACCTGACGTTATCATCATAGAACCTAAAGCATTTACAGATGCCAGAGGTTACTTTATGGAATCGTACAAAAAGACGGAATTTGAAAAACACATTGGAATTGTAGATTGGATCCAAGACAATGAATCAAAATCAACAAAAGGAGTTCTACGAGGACTGCACCTCCAAACAGGGGAGTTTGCCCAAGCAAAGTTGGTTCGCGTTGTCAGCGGAAAAGTTTTTGACGTTGCTGTCGATGTAAGAAAAGGCTCTCCGACTTATGGAGAATATGTCGGAATAGAATTGAGCGCAGAAAACCAACGCCAAATATTTATTCCTAGGGGTTTTGCTCATGGTTTCTTAGTTCTAAGCGATGAGTGCATTTTTCAATACAAAGTTGACAACGTATACTCAAAAAAGAGCGAAGCTGGATTTCACTACCAATCCTTTGGCATTAAATGGCCCGAAATTGATGTGAATGTTTTAGTCTCAGAGAAAGATGCTGTATTAGAAAAAATATAG
- a CDS encoding LTA synthase family protein gives MEYSGGHLAALKFILKKYLAYALFWIAFFFSARIMFLLVNIKNTNEIAASDYIGMVIHGLHMDLSMVGYITIIAGLFFIVSSWIKPSHTPKITSVVTFVLLILVSFIVISDSVLFRYWGFRMDATPLMYLKTPSEVLATMSLSQIIFTPLVVGAYAFGWWWLYRRLIFKRTNLQNKLPWWCFLLLSLNIIPIRGGFGISPMNPGKAYFSKDNFTNQATVNVAFNVFYSLNKLKDTDKIYRFMEDKEAKAIVDSLYKQSGETRYILKTQRPNVVVLIMESFVSTITETLGGNKGITPNLDSLMKEGVLFSHIYNDGQRSEKGIVSVLSGYPAQPTTSIIKHNAKVLKLPVLAKDFEKQGYKTAYFHGGDIGFANMRTYLVSSEYDKMITQDDFPKEQQQSKWGAQDGFVFNRMLDSLNKERQPFFYAFFTLSSHEPFDVPMKTVFKGSDDESKFKNAAYYTDMCLGNFIRQAKKSSWWDNTLIIIIADHGRGFANHSEIFDEKRNQIPMLWLGGALKEKGMKVDKIGVQHDLAATLLSQLNMDTKKYTFSRNLLDKNFKDFGMFIFNNGFGYAEGNSVVVFDNVGKKYSQEINPTEEVKKRGKALFQVYSKHFVEL, from the coding sequence ATGGAGTATTCAGGAGGTCATTTAGCTGCCCTAAAATTTATTTTAAAAAAGTATCTAGCTTACGCTCTATTTTGGATTGCCTTTTTCTTTTCGGCAAGGATTATGTTTCTACTTGTCAACATAAAAAACACAAATGAGATTGCTGCATCCGACTATATTGGCATGGTTATTCATGGCCTTCACATGGATTTGTCAATGGTTGGCTACATCACCATCATTGCAGGCCTATTTTTTATCGTCAGCAGCTGGATTAAACCATCGCATACTCCTAAAATAACTTCCGTAGTCACCTTCGTACTGCTAATACTTGTATCCTTCATTGTGATATCAGATAGCGTGCTCTTTAGATATTGGGGTTTTAGAATGGATGCCACCCCCCTAATGTACTTAAAGACTCCATCTGAAGTTTTAGCAACCATGTCCCTTTCGCAGATAATTTTCACCCCGTTAGTGGTTGGTGCATATGCATTTGGTTGGTGGTGGCTATACCGTCGTCTTATATTCAAAAGGACCAACTTACAGAACAAGCTACCTTGGTGGTGCTTTTTACTGCTTTCGCTGAATATCATTCCCATTAGAGGCGGGTTTGGGATTTCCCCTATGAACCCCGGCAAAGCATACTTTTCGAAAGACAACTTTACCAACCAAGCAACAGTCAATGTCGCATTCAACGTTTTTTACTCTCTAAACAAGTTGAAGGATACAGACAAAATATACCGCTTCATGGAAGACAAAGAGGCTAAAGCAATCGTTGACAGCCTCTACAAGCAATCTGGAGAAACTCGCTACATCCTAAAAACACAACGACCTAACGTAGTGGTGCTTATTATGGAAAGTTTTGTCAGCACCATTACCGAAACCCTTGGTGGAAACAAAGGCATCACCCCAAATCTCGACAGCCTAATGAAGGAAGGTGTCCTGTTTAGCCACATTTACAATGATGGCCAACGTTCCGAAAAAGGGATAGTTTCGGTGCTGAGCGGCTATCCAGCACAGCCAACGACCTCGATCATAAAGCACAATGCCAAGGTGCTAAAGCTACCTGTGCTAGCCAAAGATTTTGAAAAGCAGGGCTACAAAACCGCCTATTTTCATGGCGGAGATATCGGCTTTGCCAATATGCGTACCTACCTTGTATCATCGGAATATGACAAAATGATTACCCAAGATGACTTCCCCAAAGAGCAGCAGCAATCAAAATGGGGTGCTCAGGATGGATTTGTCTTCAACCGAATGCTCGACTCGCTCAATAAAGAAAGGCAACCATTCTTCTACGCTTTTTTCACGCTAAGCAGCCACGAACCGTTCGACGTACCAATGAAAACAGTATTTAAAGGTAGCGATGACGAGAGCAAATTCAAAAATGCCGCCTACTATACCGATATGTGCCTTGGCAATTTTATCCGTCAAGCAAAGAAAAGCAGCTGGTGGGACAATACGCTCATTATCATCATAGCCGACCACGGTAGGGGCTTTGCAAATCACTCCGAAATTTTCGACGAAAAACGAAACCAAATTCCCATGCTCTGGCTAGGTGGTGCCCTAAAAGAAAAAGGCATGAAAGTTGATAAGATAGGCGTACAGCACGACCTTGCGGCCACGCTTCTTTCCCAGCTAAACATGGATACAAAGAAATACACCTTTTCGAGAAATCTACTCGACAAAAACTTTAAAGACTTTGGCATGTTTATCTTCAACAATGGATTTGGCTATGCCGAAGGTAATTCGGTGGTTGTTTTTGACAACGTAGGAAAAAAATACTCTCAGGAAATAAATCCGACCGAAGAAGTAAAAAAACGAGGAAAAGCTCTGTTTCAGGTATACAGCAAGCACTTTGTGGAGCTGTAG